A window of Rufibacter sp. LB8 contains these coding sequences:
- a CDS encoding IPExxxVDY family protein, with protein sequence MKSFKLDVEYDFDFDLYGVVSSSKEHTLAWALNKSFRIRLIKQADLCIDYLNKGRLVISNYLHRAEHGNLRLFRNRSVGTSTLAAPFLVPDIKEYDYVIQVTGGLNHLQKELLGTLHAVPLVQYVRPFDPNCLRYKENLLF encoded by the coding sequence ATGAAATCTTTTAAGTTAGACGTAGAGTATGATTTTGATTTCGATCTGTATGGCGTAGTGTCTTCCAGCAAAGAGCACACCCTGGCCTGGGCCCTGAACAAATCCTTCAGAATTCGCCTCATTAAACAAGCCGACCTGTGCATTGACTACCTGAACAAAGGCCGTTTGGTGATCTCCAACTACCTGCACCGCGCGGAGCACGGCAACCTGCGCCTGTTTCGGAACCGCTCTGTGGGCACCAGCACCCTGGCCGCGCCGTTTCTGGTGCCAGACATTAAGGAGTATGACTACGTGATTCAGGTAACCGGCGGGCTCAACCACTTACAGAAAGAACTGCTGGGCACCTTGCACGCCGTACCGCTGGTGCAATACGTGCGCCCCTTTGACCCCAATTGTTTACGTTATAAAGAAAACCTGCTTTTTTAG
- the pyk gene encoding pyruvate kinase yields MATTNFNKTKIIATVGPASNTPEKLRALIAEGVDVFRLNFSHGSHADHVKVIEHVRAINAADGMNICLLQDLQGPKIRINDVLDGAVEIVAGQRLHIVCDNTMGTATRLSTSYTRLAHDVKPGDAILIDDGKLEVTVISTDGDKEVEVEVVYGGVVKPRKGINLPDTVVTAPSLTEKDIRDLHFGLDNDVEWVALSFVRKVEDIHEIKRIIAERGKDTRVVAKIEKPEAIRNIDSIIEATDAVMVARGDLGVEIGMEEVPMLQKMIVQKCHALGKPVIIATQMMESMITSPRPTRAESNDVANAVMDGADSLMLSAETAAGMYPIETIRSMNRTITSVEAQAEVFHRNFVFDLNAKTFLNDTVVANAVSLARDTNAAALIGLTKSGYTAFQLAKHRPKAHIFIFTDNRALLNTLNLVWGIRGYYYDRFVSTDDTISDLKEILVKEGHLATGDIFINIGSMPVMEKKRANMIKLSIVH; encoded by the coding sequence ATGGCTACCACAAACTTCAACAAGACAAAAATCATTGCCACAGTTGGCCCGGCCAGCAACACCCCAGAAAAACTGAGGGCGCTTATTGCCGAAGGTGTAGATGTGTTCCGGCTTAACTTCTCGCACGGCTCTCACGCAGACCATGTAAAAGTAATTGAACACGTGCGCGCCATCAACGCCGCCGACGGCATGAACATTTGCCTCCTGCAAGATTTACAGGGCCCCAAAATACGGATCAATGACGTGCTGGACGGTGCCGTGGAGATTGTGGCCGGGCAGCGTTTGCACATTGTCTGTGACAACACCATGGGCACGGCCACCCGCCTGTCTACCAGTTACACCCGCCTGGCCCATGACGTGAAACCCGGCGACGCCATCTTGATTGATGACGGCAAGCTGGAAGTAACCGTGATCAGCACAGACGGTGACAAAGAGGTAGAAGTGGAAGTGGTCTACGGCGGCGTGGTGAAACCCCGCAAAGGCATTAACCTGCCAGACACCGTGGTAACCGCGCCTTCGCTCACTGAGAAAGACATCAGAGACCTGCACTTCGGCCTGGACAATGACGTGGAATGGGTAGCGCTCTCCTTCGTTAGAAAGGTGGAGGACATTCATGAGATCAAACGCATCATTGCCGAGCGCGGCAAAGACACCCGCGTGGTGGCCAAGATTGAGAAACCTGAGGCCATCCGGAACATTGACTCCATTATTGAAGCCACCGATGCCGTGATGGTTGCCCGCGGAGATTTGGGCGTGGAGATTGGCATGGAAGAAGTACCCATGCTCCAGAAAATGATTGTGCAGAAATGCCATGCGCTGGGCAAGCCCGTGATTATTGCCACCCAAATGATGGAAAGCATGATCACCAGCCCCCGCCCTACCCGCGCCGAAAGCAATGACGTAGCCAACGCCGTGATGGATGGTGCCGACTCCTTGATGCTGTCCGCGGAGACTGCCGCCGGCATGTACCCAATTGAGACCATCAGGAGCATGAACCGCACCATCACGTCTGTTGAAGCCCAGGCCGAAGTTTTTCACCGCAACTTTGTGTTTGACCTCAACGCCAAGACGTTCCTCAATGACACCGTAGTTGCCAACGCCGTGAGCCTGGCCCGTGACACCAACGCCGCCGCCCTGATTGGCCTGACCAAATCTGGTTACACCGCGTTCCAGTTGGCCAAGCACCGCCCAAAGGCCCACATCTTCATCTTCACCGATAACCGCGCGCTGCTCAACACCCTCAATTTGGTGTGGGGAATCAGAGGCTATTACTATGACCGTTTTGTGTCTACCGATGACACCATCTCTGACCTCAAGGAAATTCTGGTGAAAGAAGGCCACCTCGCCACCGGCGACATCTTCATCAACATCGGTTCTATGCCGGTCATGGAAAAGAAACGCGCCAACATGATCAAACTGAGCATTGTGCACTAA
- the rpsT gene encoding 30S ribosomal protein S20 has translation MANHKSALKRIRSNNAKRLLNRYQAKTTRTFVKRLKLTTDKAEAQELYKKVSGMLDKLAKKNVIHKNKAANNKSKLARFVNNLAA, from the coding sequence ATGGCTAACCATAAGTCAGCATTAAAGAGAATCAGATCTAACAACGCGAAACGCTTGCTGAACCGCTACCAGGCGAAAACTACTCGTACCTTTGTAAAGCGTTTGAAATTAACCACCGACAAAGCCGAGGCGCAAGAGCTGTATAAGAAAGTATCTGGTATGCTTGACAAACTGGCGAAGAAGAACGTGATCCACAAAAACAAAGCGGCCAACAATAAATCTAAATTGGCTCGTTTCGTGAATAACCTGGCTGCCTAG
- a CDS encoding BrxA/BrxB family bacilliredoxin — protein MYPEYMVAPIREDLTSAGFEQLMTPEEVENVLNQKEGTVLVAVNSVCGCAASKARPALKMAVASADKKPTKLVTVFAGMEADAVAKAREFMLPYPPSSPSIALFKDGELVHVIERHHIEGNDLTRIVDNLQGAFAEFC, from the coding sequence ATGTATCCTGAATATATGGTGGCCCCTATTAGGGAAGACCTGACCTCGGCGGGTTTTGAGCAATTGATGACCCCAGAGGAAGTAGAAAATGTATTGAACCAGAAGGAAGGCACCGTGTTGGTGGCCGTGAACTCAGTGTGCGGTTGCGCCGCCTCCAAAGCCCGCCCCGCCCTGAAAATGGCCGTGGCCAGCGCTGACAAGAAGCCCACCAAACTGGTAACGGTGTTTGCCGGTATGGAAGCCGACGCCGTGGCCAAGGCCCGTGAGTTCATGTTGCCCTACCCTCCTTCCTCGCCTTCTATTGCGCTGTTCAAAGACGGCGAACTGGTGCACGTGATTGAGCGCCACCACATTGAAGGCAACGACCTTACCCGCATTGTAGACAACCTGCAAGGCGCGTTTGCCGAGTTCTGCTAA
- a CDS encoding acyl carrier protein, whose amino-acid sequence MSEIAEKVRAIIIDKLGVEESEVTPEASFTNDLGADSLDTVELIMEFEKEFNVSIPDDQAENIATVGQAISYLEEHAK is encoded by the coding sequence ATGTCAGAAATCGCAGAAAAAGTAAGAGCTATTATCATTGATAAATTAGGCGTTGAAGAATCTGAGGTGACGCCTGAGGCCAGCTTTACCAACGACCTGGGTGCCGACTCTCTTGACACGGTGGAACTGATCATGGAATTTGAGAAAGAATTCAATGTGTCTATTCCAGATGACCAAGCAGAGAACATTGCCACAGTAGGCCAAGCGATCAGCTACCTGGAAGAGCACGCAAAGTAG